The following coding sequences are from one Epinephelus fuscoguttatus linkage group LG7, E.fuscoguttatus.final_Chr_v1 window:
- the ssr4 gene encoding translocon-associated protein subunit delta: MIRIAAFLALLVVACSGESCTDPAITPSAYTTSDAVISSESVFIVELSLACANGAQSVTLYADVNGRQFPVTRGQDVGKYQVSWSLPHKQASSGTYQVKFFDEESYSALRKAQRNNEDVNAIQPLFSVNIDHRGAWNGPWVSTEVVAALIGILVYYMAFTAKSTIQA; this comes from the exons ATGATCCGGATAGCCGCCTTCCTCGCTCTGCTGGTGGTCGCCTGCTCGG GAGAGAGCTGCACAGACCCAGCGATCACCCCTTCGGCCTACACCACCTCTGACGCCGTCATCTCCTCTGAGTCTGTCTTCATCGTTGAACTCAGCCTGGCCTGTGCCAACGGAGCACAG AGTGTGACTCTGTATGCTGATGTCAATGGAAGACAGTTCCCTGTGACTAGAGGACAGGATGTTGGCAAGTACCAG GTGTCCTGGAGTCTTCCTCACAAACAGGCCAGCTCTGGAACGTATCAGGTCAAATTCTTCGATGAGGAGTCCTACAGTGCCCTGCGCAAG GCCCAGAGAAACAACGAAGATGTAAATGCCATCCAGCCTCTCTTCTCTGTCAATATTGACCACAGG GGTGCGTGGAACGGCCCATGGGTGTCTACCGAGGTGGTGGCTGCCCTCATAGGTATCCTGGTCTACTACATGGCCTTCACTGCTAAGAGCACCATCCAGGCATAA